One segment of Paenibacillus sp. FSL R7-0337 DNA contains the following:
- a CDS encoding GNAT family N-acetyltransferase — MAMYTIYKHCPVFRNEQITLRPVLEEDAPGLLNCYADQKAVPLFNADNCNGDTFYYPTAERMKQALDFWRYSYDTEQFVRMTIIWNPTNEIIGSVEMFNRGEALHGVLRIDVMSVYEQEEVLNAVLELVQEHFYTEFGVEWIMTKAIHAAAARRAVLTGQGYIPLKEFELSDYYGRVKKEL; from the coding sequence ATGGCTATGTACACCATCTATAAGCATTGTCCGGTATTTCGAAATGAACAAATTACCCTGCGGCCGGTGCTGGAGGAGGATGCTCCAGGTCTGCTTAACTGTTACGCAGATCAGAAAGCGGTGCCCTTGTTCAACGCGGATAATTGCAATGGCGATACGTTCTACTATCCAACAGCGGAGCGGATGAAGCAGGCGCTTGATTTCTGGAGGTACAGCTATGACACGGAACAGTTTGTCCGCATGACGATCATCTGGAACCCTACTAACGAGATCATCGGAAGTGTGGAGATGTTTAACCGCGGGGAGGCTCTGCATGGCGTATTGCGCATAGATGTGATGAGCGTATATGAGCAGGAAGAGGTGCTGAACGCTGTCCTGGAGCTGGTGCAGGAGCATTTCTACACTGAATTCGGTGTGGAATGGATCATGACCAAGGCCATCCACGCTGCGGCAGCACGCAGGGCTGTTCTTACAGGGCAGGGGTATATTCCGCTCAAGGAGTTCGAGTTATCGGATTATTATGGCCGCGTAAAAAAGGAGCTGTAG
- a CDS encoding phosphotransferase — MYPKPKAMRSVLDPKYLEYCLSSLYDLGDWKDCLFWLRGLNDTYRIRTGRGTYILRIYRQSIAESDVVYELSLLTQLEHQLSAVNTKVSVPLPQKNSSLYTVIDAPEGPRVAVIYSYLTGTENVLHDEESCISFGKSAAELHAAMDRVSLDLPRPDLDTRALISQPLELIVDYLGEGHRSAAYLREFAGALTERINAASPGLDWGICHGDLHGNNNAFQEGDTFTHYDFEWAAPGWRAYDLAQVRHRKRLPHEKKEPLWQALMSGYRSVRDFSEQDESVIDLFMMARRLWVMGLDVEFISDSGALDYTEDWLEEFIGEFRSYDIV, encoded by the coding sequence ATGTATCCTAAACCGAAGGCCATGCGTTCCGTTCTAGATCCAAAGTATTTGGAATATTGCCTGAGTTCTCTGTATGACCTTGGAGATTGGAAGGATTGCCTGTTCTGGTTACGCGGCTTGAATGATACTTACAGAATCCGTACCGGCAGAGGCACTTATATTCTTCGGATCTACCGCCAATCGATAGCTGAAAGTGATGTTGTCTATGAATTGTCCCTCCTGACACAGCTGGAACACCAACTGAGCGCAGTAAATACAAAGGTTTCCGTTCCCCTCCCTCAAAAGAACAGCAGCTTATATACGGTCATCGATGCGCCGGAGGGCCCGAGAGTTGCCGTGATTTACAGCTATCTGACAGGCACGGAGAACGTGCTGCATGATGAGGAATCGTGTATTTCCTTCGGGAAATCTGCTGCTGAATTGCACGCTGCCATGGACAGGGTCTCCTTAGATTTGCCTAGACCGGATCTGGATACCCGCGCTCTGATCTCCCAGCCGCTGGAGCTTATTGTGGATTATCTCGGTGAGGGACACCGCTCTGCTGCGTATCTGCGCGAGTTCGCCGGTGCATTAACGGAGCGGATCAACGCTGCTAGTCCGGGCCTGGACTGGGGCATCTGCCACGGAGATTTGCACGGGAATAACAATGCCTTCCAGGAGGGAGATACGTTCACGCATTATGATTTTGAATGGGCGGCTCCGGGTTGGCGGGCCTACGACTTGGCCCAGGTCCGGCACAGAAAACGTCTGCCGCACGAGAAGAAGGAACCGCTGTGGCAGGCATTAATGTCGGGCTACCGCTCGGTGAGAGACTTTTCTGAACAAGATGAATCTGTAATTGATCTGTTTATGATGGCCCGCCGCTTGTGGGTGATGGGACTGGATGTCGAGTTCATCAGTGACAGCGGTGCGCTGGATTATACGGAAGACTGGCTGGAGGAGTTCATTGGTGAGTTCCGCTCTTACGATATAGTCTGA
- a CDS encoding NAD(P)-dependent oxidoreductase encodes MRLRDKVVLVTGVTGTAGDKIARRCVSEGAEVKGLIRNRDQIALCEELGITPVIGDLTDRAAIKDALQNVNVIIHAAAYLGEDRAIAEASNVQGVQSLAHGAVAAGVERFVHISTVSVYGHFDGEVELDEASSLAFGHGEVYISTKCESERIVQAAMANGLTSVILRPGVICSESNSHWGDRLIAKLTDSGEVDWIHPEDLTPWVHADNLAEMCVLAATQPAAGNQCYNAIDGNYPEKDFTMRIGLALNKKFVIPGGDPIRTAYSCGKIKNELGYSPVKTFEETVVRLEQQARGELNVS; translated from the coding sequence ATGAGACTTCGTGATAAAGTCGTTCTCGTTACAGGTGTTACGGGCACGGCAGGAGATAAAATTGCCAGAAGATGTGTTAGCGAGGGAGCAGAGGTTAAAGGGCTTATCCGAAATAGGGACCAGATCGCGCTATGTGAAGAGCTCGGCATTACACCCGTCATCGGAGACTTGACCGATAGAGCGGCCATCAAGGACGCACTTCAAAATGTGAACGTTATCATTCACGCTGCGGCGTATCTGGGGGAGGATCGGGCGATTGCCGAAGCGTCCAATGTTCAAGGGGTCCAGAGTCTGGCCCACGGTGCTGTAGCTGCGGGAGTAGAGCGCTTCGTGCATATTTCTACGGTATCGGTCTATGGTCATTTTGATGGAGAGGTGGAGCTGGATGAGGCAAGCAGCCTTGCCTTCGGCCACGGGGAGGTATATATTTCAACCAAATGTGAATCGGAAAGAATCGTGCAGGCTGCAATGGCTAACGGTTTAACCAGTGTGATCCTGCGTCCTGGAGTAATCTGCTCCGAATCCAACTCGCACTGGGGCGACAGACTGATCGCTAAGCTTACTGATTCAGGGGAAGTGGACTGGATTCATCCAGAGGACTTAACGCCTTGGGTGCATGCGGACAACCTGGCAGAGATGTGTGTACTGGCAGCGACGCAGCCTGCGGCCGGGAACCAGTGCTATAACGCAATTGACGGGAATTACCCGGAAAAAGATTTTACGATGCGTATCGGTCTTGCCCTGAACAAGAAGTTCGTCATACCGGGCGGAGACCCTATAAGAACGGCGTATAGTTGCGGCAAAATAAAAAACGAGCTGGGCTACAGCCCGGTCAAAACGTTCGAGGAGACCGTTGTCCGGCTGGAGCAGCAAGCAAGGGGAGAGCTAAATGTATCCTAA
- a CDS encoding class I adenylate-forming enzyme family protein, whose translation MLLSEILPHVARLQPDHYATKYRNEYLTYQQLLHQVSCVAGGLKDLGVGPGERVALAGEPCPYLVIAECAVIAIGAIPVTVFPGLAPAEMNQILEDAAPTAIVYDADHLGIASSLSAPSIALTITFKPVNGGLSLEDLIAASSPLTEWYIAEPDDVALLIYTGGTTGRSKGVMHSHRTIRKWAFMNPARGGGHNPAKKSLVPNQAHLTGQFILWTTLFEGGCLIYPDSYPLQANEVIDIIEREQIRFLGTVGLLFRDITALAGNHSREAGFVAGISCGGAPISEKTLYQALEVFPNAQLSEVYSQTESGQFISFLSVQECLTEGKLHRLQSVGNPSHMNRWGQKPFEVSIVDDSGQEVEQGDIGEIICRSEQIMLGYWNNQEETGKAIQDGWLYTGDLGRLDADGYLYIVDRKKDMIIVGASNVYCGEVEQAISAHPSILEAAVIGTPLPDEGEEVTAVVVLKHKQTLALEDLQQFCGQSIAEYKLPTRLVITHSLARTSVGKIDKKAIKNSIY comes from the coding sequence ATGCTTCTTTCAGAAATATTGCCTCATGTGGCCCGGTTACAGCCAGATCACTATGCTACAAAGTATAGAAATGAGTATCTGACCTATCAACAATTACTGCATCAGGTGAGCTGTGTGGCGGGAGGTCTGAAGGATTTGGGAGTAGGACCCGGTGAACGGGTGGCGCTTGCAGGTGAACCTTGCCCATATCTTGTGATTGCAGAATGTGCCGTAATTGCTATAGGTGCCATTCCAGTTACGGTTTTTCCAGGTTTGGCTCCTGCAGAGATGAATCAGATCCTTGAAGATGCTGCCCCAACAGCTATCGTGTACGATGCGGATCATCTGGGAATAGCCTCTTCTCTTTCAGCGCCCAGTATAGCTTTAACTATCACGTTCAAGCCGGTCAACGGCGGCCTGTCTTTAGAAGATTTAATTGCGGCCTCCTCTCCACTAACAGAATGGTATATAGCAGAGCCGGATGATGTCGCTCTTCTTATTTATACCGGGGGTACAACGGGACGCTCCAAGGGAGTGATGCACTCTCATCGTACGATCAGAAAATGGGCTTTCATGAACCCTGCAAGAGGCGGAGGGCATAATCCGGCCAAGAAATCGCTTGTTCCTAATCAAGCCCATCTTACCGGACAATTTATCCTTTGGACAACTCTTTTTGAAGGGGGCTGTCTCATTTATCCGGACTCCTATCCGCTGCAGGCTAACGAGGTCATAGACATTATTGAGCGTGAGCAAATCAGGTTCCTGGGAACAGTCGGACTTTTATTCAGGGATATCACTGCCTTGGCAGGCAACCATTCCAGAGAAGCCGGATTCGTGGCAGGCATATCCTGTGGAGGTGCTCCTATCAGTGAGAAGACCTTGTATCAAGCTCTTGAAGTATTCCCTAACGCGCAGTTATCAGAGGTGTATTCACAGACGGAGAGCGGCCAATTTATCAGCTTCTTATCCGTACAAGAGTGCCTTACAGAAGGGAAGCTGCATCGGCTGCAATCGGTCGGAAATCCATCCCATATGAACCGCTGGGGCCAGAAGCCGTTTGAGGTTAGTATAGTTGATGACTCAGGGCAAGAAGTAGAACAAGGAGACATTGGCGAGATCATATGCCGAAGTGAACAAATTATGCTTGGCTACTGGAACAATCAGGAAGAGACAGGCAAGGCCATCCAAGATGGATGGCTCTATACGGGTGATCTCGGCAGACTGGATGCAGACGGTTATTTATACATTGTGGACCGGAAGAAAGATATGATTATAGTAGGAGCTTCTAATGTCTATTGCGGTGAAGTTGAGCAGGCAATAAGCGCACACCCCTCTATTCTTGAGGCTGCTGTTATAGGAACCCCCTTGCCGGATGAAGGTGAAGAAGTCACAGCAGTAGTTGTACTTAAGCATAAGCAGACACTCGCTCTAGAGGACTTGCAACAATTCTGCGGTCAATCGATAGCCGAATATAAGCTGCCTACCCGCTTAGTGATTACTCACTCACTTGCCAGAACATCCGTAGGCAAAATAGATAAGAAGGCGATAAAAAATAGTATTTACTAA
- a CDS encoding SMI1/KNR4 family protein, which produces MNIEKQTAQLERIKTKLGQALRKDAEFAEFGASSHQYRLEDKLTAGTLADWEAQYGIKLPEPFARFLTEIGNGGAGPYYGIYPLEQATSYTELPALQGRAALHPGMSAEEWNILTEPLTGERDISDEEYEEARNKALGGMLCIGTQGCEYEMCLVLEGEHRGRVVYTSDFYPDRPFFFVYEDNFLDWYERWLDEIILDYDNAWFGSRLPGDENTLIQLYRNTPDEKLQAKALEAMFKFKRIAPATLKFLSNVGGQTLSAQAAAVG; this is translated from the coding sequence ATGAATATAGAGAAGCAGACAGCGCAGCTTGAGCGGATCAAGACAAAGCTGGGGCAGGCCCTTCGCAAGGATGCGGAATTTGCGGAATTTGGGGCCTCATCACATCAATACAGGCTGGAAGATAAGCTTACAGCAGGCACACTGGCAGACTGGGAGGCCCAATATGGGATCAAGCTTCCTGAACCATTTGCCCGTTTCCTGACAGAGATCGGGAACGGCGGGGCCGGACCGTATTACGGAATTTATCCGCTTGAACAAGCCACCTCCTATACCGAGCTTCCGGCACTCCAGGGCCGGGCGGCGCTTCATCCCGGGATGAGCGCAGAGGAATGGAATATCCTGACGGAGCCTTTGACGGGCGAGCGGGACATCTCGGATGAAGAATACGAGGAGGCCAGAAACAAGGCGCTTGGCGGAATGCTGTGCATCGGCACCCAGGGCTGCGAATATGAGATGTGTCTGGTGCTGGAAGGGGAACACCGGGGGAGAGTGGTGTACACCTCCGATTTTTATCCGGATCGTCCTTTTTTCTTCGTCTATGAAGACAACTTCCTGGACTGGTACGAGCGCTGGCTGGATGAGATTATTCTGGATTATGACAACGCATGGTTTGGCAGCCGGTTGCCAGGTGACGAGAATACGCTTATTCAGCTGTATCGGAACACCCCAGACGAGAAGCTGCAGGCCAAAGCGCTAGAGGCGATGTTCAAGTTCAAGCGAATCGCCCCGGCCACCCTGAAATTCCTAAGCAATGTGGGCGGGCAGACCCTATCTGCTCAAGCTGCTGCAGTCGGATGA
- the dhaK gene encoding dihydroxyacetone kinase subunit DhaK — protein MKKIINDPSDLVREMCSGLVMAHPQLTFDSKYKIISRSAPNPDKVTLISGGGSGHEPAHAGLVGPGMLDAAVCGDVFASPSQIQVYQAIRNHTGHKGALLIIKNYSGDIMNFQNAAYLAAEDGLDVDYVKVDDDIAVEDSLYTVGRRGVAGTILVHKVAGAAAEAGLPLAEVKQAAQHAAEHVRSLGFAFTSCTVPAKGTPTFQLQEDEMEYGVGIHGEPGIRREKLLSADELAERMITALLASLNLDQPDGGEVVVLVNGFGATPLQELYLLNHSVIRSLGERGIIIRQSLVGNYMTSIDMAGASISLMKLDDELRRWLAEPCDTPALRLTGDLAPVQYVSPLPQQEAQAEWSLTAETDPGFAVLRDERLRLTNIIYLVDKMSEIIIANEAPFCELDAHAGDGDFGMSVAKGFKQLKREWKELLQHHSTNIGSFLQACSLIIMEHCGGASGPIWGSAFRSAGKYAAGRTSLNTLEMAGMLEAAVQGIQATGERSFGRGAVVGDKTLIDALIPCAEAWKSSAEQKLSLKEAFARAAEAAVEGARRTEAIVARMGRAGTVGERSIGYPDAGAFALGVIFTELSNAVQ, from the coding sequence ATGAAAAAGATAATCAACGACCCGTCGGACCTCGTCCGTGAGATGTGCAGCGGACTGGTGATGGCTCATCCGCAGCTGACATTCGACAGCAAATACAAAATTATCTCCAGGTCTGCGCCGAATCCTGACAAGGTAACGCTGATCAGCGGCGGGGGCAGCGGCCATGAGCCGGCGCATGCCGGGCTGGTCGGACCGGGAATGCTGGATGCCGCAGTCTGCGGCGATGTCTTCGCCTCCCCGTCACAGATTCAGGTCTATCAGGCGATTCGCAACCATACCGGCCACAAGGGCGCGCTGCTGATCATCAAGAATTACAGCGGTGATATAATGAACTTCCAGAATGCAGCTTATCTGGCGGCTGAGGATGGCCTCGATGTGGACTATGTGAAGGTAGATGATGATATTGCAGTAGAAGACAGCCTGTATACGGTGGGGCGCAGAGGGGTTGCGGGCACGATTCTGGTGCATAAGGTTGCCGGGGCGGCTGCCGAGGCCGGACTGCCGCTGGCAGAGGTGAAGCAGGCCGCGCAGCATGCGGCAGAGCATGTGCGCAGTCTTGGTTTTGCTTTTACCTCATGCACGGTTCCGGCCAAGGGTACGCCTACCTTCCAGCTTCAGGAGGATGAGATGGAGTATGGGGTCGGCATTCATGGGGAGCCGGGCATCCGCAGAGAAAAGCTGCTTAGCGCCGATGAGCTGGCGGAACGTATGATCACTGCCCTGCTGGCCAGTCTGAACCTGGATCAGCCGGACGGCGGAGAGGTAGTGGTGCTGGTCAACGGCTTCGGCGCAACGCCTCTGCAGGAGCTGTACCTGCTCAATCACTCCGTAATCCGTAGTCTGGGAGAACGGGGGATTATCATCCGCCAATCTCTTGTGGGCAACTATATGACCAGCATAGATATGGCCGGTGCTTCCATCAGCCTGATGAAGCTGGATGATGAGCTGCGCAGATGGCTTGCTGAGCCTTGCGATACTCCGGCGCTCCGGCTAACGGGCGACCTTGCGCCGGTACAATACGTCAGCCCTCTTCCGCAGCAGGAGGCTCAGGCTGAGTGGAGCCTGACGGCCGAGACCGATCCGGGCTTCGCTGTCCTCCGTGACGAACGGCTGCGGCTTACGAATATCATCTATCTGGTGGATAAGATGAGCGAGATTATTATCGCGAATGAGGCTCCCTTCTGTGAGCTGGACGCCCATGCAGGTGATGGAGATTTCGGGATGAGCGTCGCCAAGGGCTTCAAGCAATTGAAGCGGGAATGGAAGGAGCTGCTTCAGCATCATTCCACGAATATTGGGAGCTTCCTTCAGGCCTGCTCCCTGATCATTATGGAGCATTGCGGCGGAGCCTCCGGTCCGATCTGGGGCTCAGCCTTCCGTTCAGCAGGCAAATATGCCGCAGGCCGCACCTCGCTGAATACGCTGGAGATGGCCGGAATGCTGGAAGCAGCGGTTCAGGGCATCCAGGCTACCGGCGAACGCTCCTTCGGACGTGGAGCAGTTGTAGGCGATAAGACGCTGATCGATGCGCTGATTCCTTGTGCTGAAGCCTGGAAGAGCAGTGCGGAGCAGAAGCTGTCCCTGAAAGAGGCCTTTGCCAGAGCGGCCGAAGCGGCTGTTGAGGGGGCCAGACGCACAGAAGCTATCGTCGCGCGGATGGGCCGGGCCGGGACGGTGGGCGAGCGCAGCATCGGCTACCCGGATGCGGGCGCATTTGCCCTGGGGGTTATTTTCACAGAGCTGTCTAACGCTGTTCAGTAA
- a CDS encoding glycerol dehydrogenase, with product MRRTFISPAKYTQGEDELLQLGYFVSTFGTSALLIAHPDDVKRVQAKLDATSSQFGITLVKGDFQGECSRQEISRLQELAREHKCACTIGLGGGKAIDTAKCVAEGDALIIVPTIAATDAPTSHSAVIYTSEGAFEDYAYFKASPSVVLIDTTVIAQAPTRFLVSGMGDALSTYFEARATAASYSNVNAGLPCGVHAGVITEAKGTKAALALARLCYDTLLEDGAKAKLACDQNVVTPALENIIETNILLSGLGFESSGLAAAHAIHNGLTALEGTHHYYHGEKVAFSTIAQLVLENAQQAEIDQVLSFCHSVGLPVCLADIGVASISHEELMEVARKACIPEESIHSMPFPVTAEAVAAAIAVADKLGEAFKKSKEQRV from the coding sequence ATGAGAAGAACCTTTATCAGCCCGGCTAAGTACACACAAGGTGAAGATGAGCTGCTTCAATTGGGATACTTCGTCAGTACTTTCGGCACATCGGCTCTGCTGATTGCGCACCCGGATGATGTGAAGCGTGTGCAAGCCAAGCTCGATGCCACCAGCAGTCAATTCGGCATTACACTGGTGAAGGGGGATTTCCAGGGCGAATGCTCCCGGCAGGAGATTTCCAGACTACAGGAGCTGGCCCGTGAGCACAAGTGTGCTTGTACTATAGGTCTTGGCGGCGGCAAAGCGATCGACACGGCTAAATGTGTGGCAGAAGGCGATGCGCTGATTATCGTTCCTACCATTGCGGCCACCGATGCACCCACCAGCCATTCTGCTGTTATTTACACTTCTGAAGGCGCTTTCGAGGATTATGCTTACTTCAAAGCCAGCCCATCGGTTGTGCTGATTGATACTACTGTTATTGCGCAGGCTCCTACCCGCTTCCTGGTATCCGGGATGGGCGACGCCCTCTCCACCTACTTCGAGGCCAGAGCTACTGCGGCATCCTATTCGAATGTCAATGCGGGGCTTCCTTGCGGAGTGCATGCAGGCGTGATTACGGAGGCCAAAGGCACCAAAGCCGCGCTGGCCCTTGCCCGCTTATGCTACGATACACTGCTGGAGGATGGCGCCAAGGCCAAGCTGGCTTGCGATCAGAACGTGGTGACACCGGCGCTGGAGAATATTATTGAAACCAACATCCTGCTGTCGGGGCTCGGGTTCGAGAGCAGCGGCCTGGCTGCCGCACATGCTATCCATAACGGCCTGACGGCGCTTGAAGGCACTCATCATTATTATCATGGCGAGAAGGTAGCCTTCAGCACGATTGCACAGCTCGTTCTGGAGAATGCGCAGCAGGCAGAGATCGATCAGGTGCTGTCCTTCTGCCACTCTGTGGGGCTTCCCGTATGCCTGGCTGATATTGGTGTCGCTTCCATCTCCCATGAGGAGCTGATGGAAGTGGCCCGCAAGGCGTGTATCCCGGAGGAGTCGATTCATTCGATGCCGTTCCCGGTTACCGCTGAAGCGGTTGCCGCTGCCATTGCTGTTGCTGACAAGCTGGGCGAAGCCTTCAAGAAGAGCAAGGAGCAGCGCGTATGA
- a CDS encoding PocR ligand-binding domain-containing protein, with the protein MQSKFDLKYIIDMDEWGKLQESLSLVTRMAIIMVDYKGVPVTAHSRCQAFCQTVRSDKEFSAYCQKCDARGGLEAVRLSRPYIYRCHFDILDIAIPIIVDNQYIGALMAGQIRLAEGSGPNLEQIVSRPQQDAMTEDRARKYELLPVMTYGEVVATADMLYHLCNYVVKESILKHELLERNRQVEALNPQESKLQLELPPLPVEPPSAPKTPVSSGSAYKTECISPTLQPALDYMLSHREENFSLKSLAQLCHISPSYFSRLFTREMGEHFSLYVARMKVGWAKELLVTTDWSVNEISNHLNFCDAGYFIKIFKKYESATPLSYRASLITNRI; encoded by the coding sequence ATGCAATCCAAATTCGACTTGAAGTATATCATTGATATGGACGAATGGGGCAAGCTTCAGGAATCGTTGTCCCTTGTGACACGCATGGCCATCATTATGGTTGATTATAAAGGCGTGCCGGTTACGGCACATAGCCGCTGTCAGGCCTTCTGCCAGACCGTGCGCAGCGACAAGGAATTCTCAGCCTATTGTCAAAAATGTGACGCGCGCGGAGGTCTGGAGGCTGTGCGGCTGAGCCGGCCCTATATCTACCGCTGCCACTTCGATATTCTCGACATTGCTATACCTATCATTGTCGATAATCAGTACATCGGTGCGCTGATGGCCGGACAGATCCGGCTGGCGGAGGGAAGCGGCCCGAATCTGGAGCAGATTGTATCCCGCCCGCAGCAGGACGCCATGACGGAGGATCGGGCCCGCAAGTACGAACTGCTGCCCGTCATGACCTATGGGGAGGTTGTGGCCACCGCCGATATGCTCTATCATTTGTGCAACTATGTGGTCAAGGAATCGATCCTGAAGCATGAGCTGCTGGAGAGGAACCGGCAGGTTGAGGCCTTGAACCCGCAGGAGTCCAAGCTCCAGCTTGAGCTGCCGCCTCTGCCTGTAGAGCCGCCTTCGGCTCCCAAGACTCCGGTCTCTTCGGGAAGCGCATACAAGACGGAATGCATAAGTCCTACGCTGCAGCCTGCTTTGGACTATATGCTAAGCCACCGGGAGGAGAATTTCTCGCTGAAATCGCTGGCGCAGCTATGCCATATCAGCCCCAGCTACTTCAGCCGCCTGTTCACCAGGGAGATGGGCGAGCATTTCTCCCTATATGTCGCCCGCATGAAGGTCGGGTGGGCGAAGGAGCTGCTGGTAACAACCGATTGGTCAGTCAACGAGATCAGCAATCACTTGAATTTTTGCGATGCCGGCTATTTCATTAAGATCTTCAAGAAATACGAGTCGGCAACTCCCCTGTCCTACCGCGCTTCGCTCATAACCAATCGAATATAA
- a CDS encoding DUF421 domain-containing protein — MPTYLEIILRTIAAFVLLMVTSRILGKQTISNMTFHDFVSGITLGSIAANLAFNNKLSYGLIAVSLLIFFAISFLVSKAALENRTWNRWVSGTPTVIIEDGTILEDNMRSIRYTLDSLAQSLREKDIFNLEEVEYACLEGHGKLSVKKKSEYEWVTRKDLKLHAAAVQSFPVELIMDGRIIEDNLAHNGLTAQWLNQALEQRGKSVADVFYAVRGTQKQLYFDYYEDHIDNPID, encoded by the coding sequence TTGCCAACTTATCTGGAAATTATCTTACGAACGATCGCCGCTTTTGTCCTCCTTATGGTAACATCGAGAATCCTCGGGAAGCAGACGATCTCCAATATGACCTTCCATGACTTCGTGAGCGGTATTACGCTGGGCTCCATTGCAGCGAATCTGGCGTTTAATAACAAGCTGAGCTATGGGCTCATCGCCGTATCGCTGCTGATCTTCTTCGCCATCTCTTTCCTCGTCTCCAAGGCCGCGCTGGAGAACCGGACATGGAACCGGTGGGTATCCGGTACGCCAACCGTTATCATTGAGGACGGGACTATTCTTGAGGACAACATGCGAAGCATCCGTTACACCTTAGACTCCCTGGCTCAATCGCTGCGCGAGAAGGATATTTTCAATCTGGAGGAGGTGGAGTACGCTTGCCTGGAAGGCCACGGGAAGCTGTCGGTCAAGAAGAAAAGCGAATATGAGTGGGTGACGCGCAAGGATCTGAAGCTGCACGCCGCAGCAGTCCAGTCCTTCCCGGTTGAGCTGATCATGGACGGCAGGATCATTGAAGACAATCTCGCCCACAACGGGTTGACCGCCCAGTGGCTGAATCAGGCGCTTGAGCAGCGGGGCAAGTCCGTAGCCGATGTGTTCTATGCGGTAAGAGGGACGCAGAAGCAGTTATACTTCGATTACTATGAGGATCACATCGACAACCCCATTGATTGA
- a CDS encoding LysR family transcriptional regulator, which yields MESGDLRIFQAVAREGTITRAAQALNYVQSNVTSRIQFLEAELKVPLFHRSNRGMMLTPAGENLLEYANAILMLMDEAVQSTQYSEHPAGPLRIGSIETTAVIHLTSMIAGYHSRYPDVHLSLITGETHDLLHKVLDHKLDGAFVYGPIDQPDIGHIVAYEEELVLIAEPGESELQELLHKPMLFFDVGCTHRVKAERFLRESGMHSVQIREFGTLEMILNGVSAGLGVSLLPKSSIRKAEEAGRITSHRLPEEYRKLEVWLIYRRNAMLSSAMCRFVEMAGQG from the coding sequence ATGGAAAGTGGAGATTTGAGGATTTTTCAGGCTGTGGCCCGTGAGGGTACGATTACGAGAGCTGCGCAAGCCTTGAACTATGTACAGTCGAATGTGACCAGCCGGATTCAGTTCCTGGAGGCTGAGCTGAAGGTACCGCTGTTTCACCGGTCCAATCGGGGAATGATGTTAACGCCTGCGGGCGAGAACCTGCTGGAATACGCGAATGCTATACTGATGCTAATGGACGAAGCTGTACAATCGACACAATACTCCGAGCACCCGGCCGGTCCGCTGCGGATTGGCTCTATTGAGACGACGGCGGTCATTCATCTGACATCCATGATCGCCGGCTACCATTCACGCTACCCTGATGTCCATCTGTCGCTCATCACGGGTGAAACGCATGACCTTCTGCACAAGGTGCTTGATCATAAGCTGGATGGTGCCTTCGTATACGGCCCCATAGACCAGCCGGATATCGGGCATATTGTGGCTTACGAGGAGGAGCTGGTGCTAATTGCTGAACCGGGGGAGAGCGAACTCCAAGAACTGCTGCACAAGCCCATGCTGTTCTTCGACGTTGGCTGTACGCACCGGGTTAAAGCGGAGCGCTTCCTGCGTGAGAGCGGGATGCACTCGGTTCAGATCCGGGAATTCGGCACGCTGGAAATGATTCTAAACGGAGTATCTGCCGGACTCGGCGTCTCCCTGCTGCCTAAGTCCTCGATCCGCAAGGCGGAAGAGGCCGGACGAATCACTTCCCACCGCCTCCCCGAAGAATACCGGAAGCTAGAGGTATGGTTGATATACCGCCGCAACGCCATGCTCTCCAGTGCAATGTGTAGGTTTGTGGAGATGGCTGGGCAGGGATAG
- a CDS encoding helix-turn-helix transcriptional regulator: MNDTPNTLKQIIGKTVKAIRLKQGLSQEDLTHECNVDRSYISMIEVGRNEPSITKIFELCRGLKITPSYFIKLVELEYDRDREQD; the protein is encoded by the coding sequence TTGAACGATACACCCAATACCCTTAAACAAATTATCGGAAAAACCGTTAAAGCGATACGACTCAAACAAGGCTTGAGCCAAGAGGACCTTACTCACGAATGTAATGTAGACCGTTCCTATATCTCTATGATCGAGGTCGGCCGCAACGAGCCGTCCATCACCAAAATATTTGAACTTTGCAGAGGTTTAAAGATTACTCCCTCCTATTTCATTAAATTGGTTGAACTTGAGTATGACAGAGACCGGGAGCAGGATTGA